One part of the Caproiciproducens sp. CPB-2 genome encodes these proteins:
- the rpmJ gene encoding 50S ribosomal protein L36: MKVRPSVKKICEKCKIIKRKGKVMVICENPKHKQRQG, encoded by the coding sequence ATGAAAGTAAGACCTTCTGTCAAGAAAATTTGTGAAAAATGCAAAATTATTAAACGCAAGGGTAAAGTCATGGTAATCTGTGAAAACCCGAAGCATAAGCAGCGCCAGGGCTAA
- the map gene encoding type I methionyl aminopeptidase: MIVLKTSRELSFMRNAGRVSSRALKLAGEMVEPGVSTWEIDRAVRRYIEEQGAKPTFLGYGGFPASACISVNDVVIHGIPHKGTIIRQGDIVSIDIGATFEGFVGDNAWTFPCGDVSHEAQALMDATRESLFEGIKAATAGHRIGDVGSAVQRYAEARGYSVVRDFVGHGVGAKMHEDPSVPNYGTPGRGVRLLPGMTIAIEPMINQGVKEVKTLADGWTTVTADGKLSAHFEHSIAITPDGPVILTQPD, from the coding sequence ATGATAGTGCTTAAAACCAGCCGCGAACTCAGCTTTATGAGGAATGCGGGCAGGGTATCTTCAAGAGCATTAAAGCTGGCCGGCGAAATGGTCGAACCCGGTGTTTCCACCTGGGAAATCGACCGTGCCGTCCGCCGATACATTGAGGAACAGGGCGCAAAGCCCACGTTCCTCGGGTATGGCGGCTTCCCGGCAAGCGCATGTATTTCCGTAAATGACGTGGTTATCCATGGCATACCACATAAGGGCACGATTATCAGGCAGGGTGACATTGTCAGCATTGACATAGGCGCGACTTTCGAGGGCTTTGTCGGAGACAACGCGTGGACTTTCCCATGCGGCGACGTAAGCCATGAAGCGCAGGCCCTTATGGATGCAACACGCGAAAGCCTGTTTGAAGGCATTAAAGCCGCAACAGCCGGTCATCGGATCGGCGATGTCGGCAGCGCGGTCCAGCGGTATGCCGAAGCTCGCGGTTACTCGGTGGTACGGGATTTTGTCGGCCACGGAGTAGGTGCGAAGATGCACGAAGACCCAAGTGTTCCCAATTACGGCACACCCGGCAGGGGCGTGCGACTGTTGCCAGGCATGACCATTGCAATTGAACCGATGATTAACCAGGGTGTAAAGGAAGTCAAAACCCTTGCGGACGGTTGGACGACCGTAACCGCGGACGGCAAGCTTTCCGCGCATTTCGAACATTCCATTGCCATTACTCCGGACGGCCCGGTCATTTTAACACAGCCGGATTAA
- a CDS encoding adenylate kinase — MNLILLGAPGAGKGTQAEVICSRYNIPAISTGNIIREALKSGTEMGVRAKSFVDAGKLVPDEVVIGIIKERLANDDCKNGFVLDGFPRTIPQAEALDKMGVRIDRVLNLEVSDETIVQRMSGRRVCENCGASYHLLYKKPEVEGVCSKCGGTLIQRKDDHPDTVKERLNVYHEQTEPLKDYYLKQGKLCTVEGQEDVEHTTKLILAALEA; from the coding sequence ATGAATCTGATCCTTCTCGGCGCCCCCGGCGCCGGTAAAGGCACGCAGGCAGAAGTCATCTGCTCGCGTTATAACATTCCTGCAATATCCACGGGTAATATTATCCGTGAAGCGCTGAAGAGCGGCACTGAGATGGGAGTTCGCGCCAAGTCCTTTGTGGACGCGGGCAAGCTTGTTCCCGACGAGGTTGTCATCGGCATTATCAAAGAGCGTCTGGCCAATGACGACTGCAAAAACGGATTCGTTCTGGACGGGTTCCCGCGCACGATTCCCCAGGCCGAGGCTCTGGACAAAATGGGCGTTCGTATCGACAGGGTCCTCAATCTTGAGGTTTCCGACGAGACGATCGTGCAGCGTATGTCCGGACGCCGTGTCTGCGAAAACTGCGGGGCCAGCTACCACCTGCTTTACAAAAAGCCGGAGGTGGAGGGCGTCTGCAGCAAATGCGGCGGCACCCTAATTCAGCGCAAGGACGACCACCCGGATACGGTCAAAGAGCGCTTAAATGTATATCACGAGCAAACCGAGCCCCTTAAAGATTACTATCTGAAACAGGGCAAGCTTTGCACAGTAGAAGGGCAAGAGGATGTCGAGCACACCACAAAACTGATTCTTGCCGCATTAGAGGCGTAA
- a CDS encoding KOW domain-containing RNA-binding protein has translation MDFVRGLVVRSAAGRDKDGFFTVLEADAGFALICDGRRRSLDHPKRKKLKHLCPTRTVLAEGSMQTNREIRGALREFNAGGRFPQEEGK, from the coding sequence ATGGACTTTGTCAGAGGACTGGTTGTCCGGTCGGCCGCGGGACGCGACAAGGACGGCTTTTTCACGGTGCTTGAGGCAGACGCCGGGTTCGCACTGATCTGCGACGGAAGGCGCCGCAGCCTTGACCACCCGAAAAGGAAAAAGCTGAAACACCTTTGTCCGACCAGAACCGTATTGGCCGAAGGTTCAATGCAGACCAACCGTGAAATACGAGGTGCCCTCAGGGAGTTCAACGCCGGGGGCCGTTTTCCACAAGAGGAGGGTAAGTAA
- the rpmD gene encoding 50S ribosomal protein L30 produces MAQLKVKLIKSLIGSKKDQIATARALGLFKIGDTSVQPENEQTKGKVAKIIHLIEVSKA; encoded by the coding sequence ATGGCACAGCTGAAAGTAAAGCTGATAAAAAGTCTTATCGGCAGCAAAAAGGACCAGATTGCAACCGCCCGGGCTCTTGGTCTCTTTAAGATCGGCGACACTTCCGTTCAGCCTGAAAATGAACAGACCAAAGGCAAGGTGGCCAAGATAATCCACCTCATCGAGGTAAGTAAAGCGTAA
- the infA gene encoding translation initiation factor IF-1, whose amino-acid sequence MSKQDVIETEGIVTEALPNAMFMVELPNHHTILAHISGKLRMNFIRILPGDKVTIELSPYDLTRGRITWRSK is encoded by the coding sequence ATGTCGAAACAGGACGTAATTGAAACTGAAGGAATCGTTACCGAAGCGCTGCCTAACGCAATGTTTATGGTAGAGCTTCCAAACCACCATACAATACTCGCGCACATTTCCGGCAAGCTCAGGATGAATTTCATCCGCATCCTGCCGGGGGATAAGGTCACAATCGAACTGTCGCCTTACGATCTGACGCGCGGACGTATTACGTGGCGTTCAAAGTAA
- the rpsM gene encoding 30S ribosomal protein S13: MARIAGIDLPRDKRIEIALTYIFGIGRKTATDICAETGVDPDIRVRDLTEDDAAKLREYIDHHCRVEGDLRRDVAFDIKRLIEIGCYRGVRHRKGLPVRGQRSKTNARTRKGPRKTMANKKK; encoded by the coding sequence ATGGCGCGTATAGCAGGTATTGATCTGCCCAGAGATAAGCGCATCGAAATTGCTCTTACCTATATTTTCGGTATCGGCCGCAAGACTGCAACGGATATTTGTGCAGAAACAGGCGTCGACCCGGACATCCGTGTAAGGGATTTAACAGAAGATGATGCGGCAAAGCTCAGAGAGTATATCGACCATCACTGCCGCGTTGAAGGCGATCTTCGCCGCGACGTAGCATTTGACATTAAGAGACTGATTGAAATCGGCTGCTACCGTGGTGTCCGTCACCGCAAGGGCCTGCCGGTAAGAGGCCAGCGTTCCAAAACCAATGCGCGTACACGCAAAGGTCCCAGAAAGACCATGGCCAACAAGAAGAAGTAA
- the rplO gene encoding 50S ribosomal protein L15: MKLHELTAVPGSTKEPKRIGRGHGSGQGKTAGKGHKGQKARAGRGMRPGFEGGQMPLQRRIPKRGFNNVFAKTIVSVNVGTLDKFEDGSVVDTQALIDAGIVKTCCDGVKILANGNLTKKLTVKVTAYSEAAKQKIETAGGKAEVI; encoded by the coding sequence ATGAAGTTGCATGAACTAACTGCTGTACCCGGTTCCACCAAAGAGCCGAAGCGTATCGGCAGAGGACACGGTTCAGGTCAGGGAAAAACTGCCGGCAAGGGCCACAAGGGTCAAAAGGCCAGAGCGGGCAGAGGCATGCGTCCCGGATTTGAAGGCGGTCAGATGCCTTTACAGAGACGTATTCCGAAAAGAGGTTTTAACAATGTTTTTGCTAAAACCATCGTTTCTGTCAACGTAGGCACACTCGACAAGTTCGAAGACGGCTCTGTGGTGGACACCCAGGCGCTGATCGACGCGGGCATTGTAAAGACCTGCTGTGACGGGGTGAAGATCCTTGCCAACGGCAATCTGACAAAAAAATTAACAGTAAAGGTTACTGCTTATTCCGAGGCTGCGAAGCAAAAGATAGAAACCGCGGGTGGGAAGGCAGAGGTGATCTAA
- the secY gene encoding preprotein translocase subunit SecY encodes MFQTIKNAWSIPDLRKKILFTLLIIMVFRFGAVIPVPFLNVTALKGLMTTVDKTGSALSYLDMLSGGAFANGTLFAMSVTPYINSSIIMQLLTVAIPALERLAKEGEEGRKKIGTMTRYVTVGLGLIQGTAYFFYLRNSSYQGVPIAKYTKGWEQVFAAFVIILAFTAGTALMMWLGEQINQKGIGNGISILLFSGIVARMPHTISLLGQYLQAANEDASTYGKYYFFVPLFVLIFLVVIWVIVFMNDSERRIPVQYAKRMVGRKMYGGQSSHIPIKVAMSGVMPIIFASSILSIPSTIQLFLGNKVTTGFWKGFFEAFSSTGWIYSLMYFLLIIMFAYFYVTIQYNPIEMANNLRQNNGTIPGIRPGKPTSDFIAKILSKITLIGALFLAVIALLPIGFGAATGMHNMSIGGTSILILVGVALETVKQMESQMMMRHYKGFLD; translated from the coding sequence TTGTTTCAAACAATAAAGAATGCCTGGTCCATCCCGGATCTCCGCAAAAAGATCCTGTTTACACTGCTTATCATTATGGTTTTCCGCTTCGGTGCGGTCATTCCTGTCCCGTTCCTCAATGTCACCGCATTGAAGGGGCTGATGACCACGGTCGACAAGACCGGTTCGGCACTGAGCTACCTTGATATGCTCTCCGGCGGCGCTTTTGCAAACGGTACTCTGTTTGCAATGAGCGTTACGCCCTACATCAACAGCTCCATTATTATGCAGCTTCTGACAGTTGCTATTCCGGCGCTGGAAAGACTGGCAAAAGAAGGCGAAGAGGGCCGCAAGAAGATCGGCACCATGACCCGCTACGTCACCGTCGGTCTTGGCTTGATTCAGGGCACCGCTTATTTCTTCTATCTGCGCAACAGCTCCTATCAGGGTGTTCCGATCGCGAAATACACCAAGGGCTGGGAGCAGGTGTTCGCCGCTTTTGTCATCATCCTGGCGTTTACCGCAGGTACCGCGCTGATGATGTGGCTGGGCGAACAGATCAACCAGAAGGGCATTGGAAACGGTATTTCCATTTTGCTGTTTTCCGGTATTGTGGCGAGAATGCCGCACACAATCAGCTTGCTGGGACAGTATCTGCAGGCCGCCAATGAGGACGCGTCCACCTACGGCAAGTACTATTTCTTCGTTCCGCTGTTTGTGCTGATCTTCCTTGTGGTCATCTGGGTCATTGTGTTTATGAATGACTCGGAGCGCCGCATTCCCGTACAGTACGCCAAGCGTATGGTCGGAAGGAAGATGTACGGCGGCCAGAGCAGCCATATTCCGATTAAGGTTGCCATGTCCGGCGTTATGCCGATTATTTTCGCAAGTTCCATTCTCTCGATTCCAAGTACGATCCAGCTGTTCCTTGGCAACAAGGTGACAACCGGATTCTGGAAGGGCTTTTTCGAAGCTTTCTCCTCTACCGGATGGATCTATTCGCTGATGTATTTCCTGCTGATTATCATGTTTGCCTATTTCTACGTGACAATTCAGTATAATCCGATAGAGATGGCCAATAATCTTCGTCAGAACAATGGCACGATTCCCGGCATTCGTCCGGGCAAACCCACTTCTGACTTTATCGCGAAGATTCTTTCTAAGATCACTTTAATCGGGGCGCTGTTCCTTGCGGTTATCGCTCTGCTGCCCATCGGCTTCGGCGCCGCTACCGGCATGCACAACATGTCGATCGGCGGAACCTCCATCCTGATTTTGGTTGGTGTCGCGCTGGAAACCGTGAAGCAGATGGAGTCGCAGATGATGATGCGCCATTACAAAGGCTTCCTTGATTGA